A region of the Lagopus muta isolate bLagMut1 chromosome 2, bLagMut1 primary, whole genome shotgun sequence genome:
AGGTTGATTGTAATTAAATTCTTGGACAGAAATTAATCCATAAAGGTGCCACAAGCCTGTGGCATGTGAGCATATAAgaagtgctttttatttatagtcagtggaaaaaaataatagtaaatgcCAATGAAAACAATGGAACAGGAAGAACTGCTTGGCAGAAAAACCTTTTCCTGCTCCCACTGCATCAACAACTTGAAgtttaataaatatttccattttaatgtcACTTGTCAAAATGTCAAGTAGTGTGGAACCGTATCTTAAGGTCACCTTGGTGATAACTCCTGTTTACAATAGCATTACACACTTTGGCAAATTCTCATGAACAATTTTTTAAGGCATTAAGTGGACATTATACAGATTCTGTATTGTTCTAGTCTCAACAGGTCAGTGTTGCAATAAGAAAAATGCCTTAGAGAATCATAAGCACAGCACAACATCATAATTGACATTATTAGCCACTCTTTCAGTCTATtgaagaaataatctttttatttgacttttttttcccatgaactaacgtttttgttgttgttgttgttgtcgttgttgttgttgttgttgttgtttaatttatttttttttttcccagtggagACCGTTATCATCACCATCCGCtaattcttctcttttcaggAATAGCTACAATAATCTCTTGGAGGCTTCTGGAATTTTTCCACTGCCCTAATACATCAAAACTCATCATTAACCACCCAGAAAGCCCTGAGGCTCTAGGTTCCTGAAGAAAGATGTGGGTAGAATTGAACattcaaacacaaaacagatttcattttgcaCTTAATTTAATGACTATGTAAACACAGAGGCACATAAACTCATCTGACATTTCTATTTTTGACTGATGCTCTCTAAAGTACTTAGTCTTCTGCTTCCGAATATACTCCAGATGGCAGAAACTTTGTGTCCATGTTTTTCTAAGCCTATTTAGATCTTCAGTATTAaggatctttaaaaaaaaaaaaaaaaaaaaaaaaaaaaaaaaaaaaaaaaaaaaaaagaaaagtcaagtGCTAAGTAAGACAGTAACTTTGTAAAAAATTACTTATCAGCAACCTCATCTCTTTAGTTTGTCATACAGGTGTGTCACAATAACATCTCTAGGCACATTTTCTCTTCAAGACACAAAACGGTTATTTATGCATTGctctgttgttggtttttgttcttgctggttttgtttgtttgttggctgGGTGGGCAAAGGGGCTGAAGGATTATTTGTggtaaaatatttctaaatagtTATAAATTTTCAACAATAGAAATTCTGAGGAAACTTAGTGCTTGCAGTGTTTAACAACCACAAGCCCCTAAGTTCTCcacaagaattattttctttctacacaCACTCCTAGGACATAGGATTTCCTAACTGACTGCCTGATCTATAGCAAAAGTAAGCCTCACCTTACGTAATATCTGCTATAATGAATCCATAGGACATTTAGATCAACTGTTCCTGATGTGGAGACACATTCTGATTATAATCTAAGGTATAGAAAGCCTCATCTGAGAGCTTGGAGGATCAGCTCACTTTTGGCAAATGCTGTGGCTAGAAGCAATTAAGAATATGAGGGATGTCTGGCAAGGACTCCCTAGACTTACTGTCTCCAGTGAGGTACAAAAGGACCACCCTTCTGATCCTAGCAACAAGAACAGTACATTGTATTTCAGGCAGCAAGCCTCTGCTCTAATACTGGAAAACTCATCCCCATCCTTTCTGTACTTTCAAGCTGTTCACAAATAATATGTACAAAACACATCAATACAATAATAGCTCATTCCTTCTCCATGCACAATTGCAGTTGCACACAGCAAAAACATCTTACTATTTTGTGGCTGTCCTGCTTTCTTCCTGGAGGCCGTGACATGTTGCTTGTGTAAAGCTTGACGTATGTGTCAGGTTATACTGTTTCTTCctcaaacagcattttcttgttCCCTCTCCTAAACgtccctcttttcttctcttctgccttttgcATGAGATATGCTCACTGCAGTCTGTAGTGCTTCTGATGCTCCTCCTATTCTCCCTCCCTTAGGGAGGAATGAGTCTGGCAACTGCTCCATCTGTGAGAATGGATTGTCATCAAATACACAGCAAACAGCTACAGGAAGACAAACTGGGCGGCCCCAAGAGATGTGtaagtcttatttttttttaggtttcaGTTCATCCTGTCGCTTGTGACAGGTTTTGGTGTTTGGAGAGCTAACAAACATTCCCTCTTCCCTCAAAGAGTAGAATCATAATTATATGATAATTATAAACAAGGTAATTAAAAATTCATCATTTTCAACTTCAGGAACAATAGTCCTCTACCAGCTGTGACATCTTTAATCTAGTGAGTTAATGTCTGCCTAGGCAGGAGTGACACAGGTTACAAGTGATATTGTCACTGTGGTTCTGAGGATGCAGAGCTGGTGGGATGGAGCTAGAGCACCCAGATTTGCAAAGGAGTAAGCTGAATACATGCAACAGCTGCCAGTTTTGGCAAATGGCACTTTCATTACCAATGTTTCTAGTGGATTTTATATAATTCTTAGCTTGCTATTACCTCCGCATGTAAACATCTCCATTACAAGCATCCAGGAAGGTTTggctttcttctcctgttttcaCTTAAGgtaaatttcccctttttttgttAGTTCGGGTTTGGCACATATCTACTCTACAGTCACTAGTGAATTTAGAAATTAATCTGGTAAAGATATGCAGCCTAATCTGAATGTCATGCAGTTATGAGATTCTAATTCACTTGTAGATGTAGAGCTAGGGTAAAATTGCAGGTATGTATTACTCCAGATGCACAGAAAGCTCATTTGGGGTAAATGggattaattctttttttttaattttttttttattttttttaatggtagtTTCAAATAATGACATaagccaacaacaaaaattagGACAAATATAAGCCATTTTTTAGCCTCTCCTTTGAAACACAGCCATTCTAGCAGCTTTCATTTTACCCAGAACAAGATGGTGCTGACAACTGTATGTACCATTTTTTCTAGGCACTTTTCTGACCCTGTAAAAGCTGACTCCATTTTCTAAGTGAAAATATTGTAGGTACTTTCCATATCTAATTGTAAGTAAATTGTAAAAGTCAGCATTACAATTCTCTAGATAATCACTTGCATTTCTAAATGGAGTCTGAGATGGATTTGTTTCCCAGATTGTCTCCAACTGGCCACAAGCATCGAGCACATCTCTTATTGCAAGAGATGTTTCACATTCTATAGGAAAATGTACTGCATAGCGTTTAAAAAAACAGCCCTAAAAGATTATCATTAGCATAAATTATCTGCAGTGAAACCATCACAAAGCACTTAAGGCTGCCCATAAGTGAACACCATTTTATTTATCCAGTTCTGAGTATAAGGATGAATTATTTTAGCCTACATTATTAATACTAAAATCATGAAggaacactgcagagcagaaagtgaAATATGCAATACATGCATACAGGTACATCTGTAACTTCTCACAGATAATAAGATGTATTAGAGAGCATATGTTATGTTTTGAAAGGTTGCACACactacagaaaatgaagctcAATGCTGTGTCCGAATAAActtgaaattaaattattccAGAGAATTGAGTCAATGGTGGATTGAAAACATGTCTTCAGAATCTGGAGAAAACTACCTCACGATTTTTAACTGCTGTCTAATTTTTCATCCCCATGTAAAGTATAGAGACTGGCACATACCTGGCAGCTGTTTTTTTAAGACTTAGCATAGACTTATCAGAATATATCCAAGGTAATTTGAATAATGAGGAAGTCAGTATGACCCTCTACCTCCCTTTTGCATTTGTCAGGAGAGGATTTTTGCCTTCCGCCCCAAGAACTTGGTGTGAGGCACATTGCTTCAGTGCCATAACAGTTCCCTCCCTTCCcatttaactgaaaataaatacacacaaaCTCCTGAAGTTCAAATGCATGCATAAACATGGGTGCCAGGTCTCTGCCTCATACAGTAGATTGGCTGTTACGGCAAAGCTGAAACCTCTGGAGCTAAGTGTGTGATTTCCTCAATAGTCCAGTGTCTTTCTCCCAGACAGAAATATTCCAGAGTGCAGAGCAGTATAAAGTTCACTGGTGCATTCAGCATcttaaaaagttatttgaaCCAAAATAAGAACACATTTCCCACCAAAGACAGGTCCAAATCTGTGCAATATTGggctgggcttttttttttttttttgctctttgtcTTCAACCAGATAAATGTTGTGTTAAATATTTTGCACATAAATTTGATTTCAAACTTTGAGACGGTAGGTGATGTGgtatgctatgattctatgattctatgatttggaGCTACATAAAAACAATCAATGCATTTGAGCAGGTCTCACTCATCACAAGTGAGTGCTCTTTCTCAAATGCCAGTGTGGCTGCTGCTTCGACCatgtttcagaagaaagcaatgcCATTGCTGCCATTTTTCTGTGGTGCCCTATCTGAGAATTTTGAGTATGAGTTGACAGAAATTGCTTCGTTAGCCTACACAGCCCAAGAACAGTTTTCACGTCTTCAGAAGAAGCACCTAATTTTGTTGAGATTCCTGGCAGTGAATTTTAGCTGACAGAGAATCCCGCAAAATGACAAGCTAGAACATGACAAAGCTTTGCCCATGTATTGCTACTTGCCTCAGACATCAGCTTCAAGCATCTCTTTGCCTCAAAAGTGAGCTGGGTGTCACCTGAAGTTGTGGTATCTTGGACTGCACTGAGTCCTAACTCCTCCTGAGAATCAGATAAAGAGACAAGATGTCTACTCAAGACACCAGGTTCCTCTGCAAAGATGACTACTCAAAGGTTTGATGTGCCACTCAAACTCAATTGGATCCAACAATGTAATTTGTTCCACAACAGGGTGACCCAGCAGGGCTTTTTCCAGCacaacatgaaagaaaacattaaaaaaaaaaaaaaaaaagtggctttACAAAGTTGTTTAATTGATTATATAAATTGCATCACTCAACAGCCTTAGGCTGACtatgaatatttcagtattGTTCACTTCTTCAGTTTCACATCTAATGTTCTTCTGGAGTAAACAAATGTTGTGTGGGAAACCCTGCTTTCctgtaaataaaatgtgttCCAAAAGAGAGTTTAAAGAGAGTTTAGTAGCAATTACTGGAAATTTGAAAATGAACTGATGTAAAATTAAAGAATGTTATAAAACACAACTTCAATATAATTCTGTGAGAACCACACAACTTTTTTCTACTGGACCTGAAGGGTATAaattttgacaaaataaaatatcactaatttgaaagaaaaaaaaagtacagaaaatattgtgtttctgaaaagaattcagaaagtaCTAGAATTTGTTATGGTACTACACTGCACAAAATGCCAAGAACTTATCAACAGAGTCCAGAAAAGCAGAGGCAAAGTGCTGCTAAATGTTTAATCATATATCTCTATTACTTTAAGTTTTGTGTAATGGCGTCGCACAGTTTTGTGAGCCAAATGACAGCAAGGGCCTCATTCATATATTAGATAATCAGATGTCCACCCCAAAAATGCACTAAAGGAATAGGGGTCTTGCCTTGAAAACAGGAAATCCATCACTGTGGCAACAAGAGTGTTTCTGTTATTTATGCAGATATAATGGGTGCTAAAACTACATTTTATACTGGAAGTTATTATTAGCAACTCCTCCTTATGGGGATTGAGGAGGCTGTCAGACTCTATCATGCTGCCAAGCACAAGCAAGCTGCATATGATCATCTGTACAACTTTCCTCATAGCCTGTATGGATCTTCTTCCTGTTCTTGGTCAAAATCTTTGTGTTACAGGCAGTTAGACTTCTCAAAACCTAAATCCCCACAAGTACTTGCATATTCAGTACCAAATTGGACTGGAGTGTACAATGGACAGAACTGCCAGACAGCAAGACCCTAGACAAAGTGCAACCTGAAGAAAATCATCACCAGTGACATGTTTTAAATGAATCTGCATTTAAGGCTTGATTTGTAAGAGGTGCTAAGAGCCCAGATCATTCATTTCACTATTTAGAAACCAGCTGTGAAAATGTCTAATTTCTATCTATCTCAGTCCACAGCATGGGATTGATGATACATACATAAATCTGAAAGATGGAAATTGTGAACATACTATATAAATGCTAGCTATTACCACAAGTTCATCTGAAGATGACTTGACAGAGAATAGCAGATTATAGATTGccaaataaaatctttctgaagGAGATAGCATAAAGGATTGTTCAGTACTTCCAGTAAATGAGACATGGTAGCTTCTTGCCCCTACAAGTGACACGCTAAAATCCTCATGGTCCAGCAGCTAACCACATCTTGTATACtaggaaagaaaattgaaacaCAAGCAGAATTACCATTAAATGTGAACAGAATTGGGATTCTCAACTTTGTGCAGCTTAttgaatattttccatttttattttaatgttgaagcattttaaaatatctctgctgcttcttcttttATCATCAGTCCACTTAGCAAGGCAAAGTTTGttcgttttctttttttttaatgcagaatagTTGAAAACAATCCATTTTACccttttttcagtatttcttttttctaaccTCATGCCATGCTTCTGCTAATTACCACTGATTGGAAAACAGCTGACCAATTTACCCTGGTAGGGTAGACATTAATTTGCTGCTGATGGAGAACAGGCAGTGAGAACTGATTGGTAGCTTCAGCCAATTAGCAATCAGCTGGCAGAGCTCACAATTCCCTAAATGATGAATGTCCTTAAACTGCTGAGAGAAATTTATTGGATCAGCTAAAACACATGACTGAATATCTTCAAGTAGATAAAAGCTAGTAAACAAGGCTATATCTCTTATTGAGCAATCAGCAGCTAATTAGAGAAGAAAGACTAGCAGGCTTCCTGTTGTTGTGTTAGAatttttttagttgttgttttgtattttaaactaTTGGGATTGGCTTGTTTCTGTTCTAGTCTACCATTAATATCAGTTATCTATATCTAAAAGCTAGTAGTGACTTAATGCAAGAGAGTCTATCTGGTAAACAGTGAAACCTAAAATGACTTTCCTTCCAAAGTGGCTAACCTTTCTGAAAGGCAAAGAGGTTGTTATTGCTAATGCTATAATTGCAATACTGACAATTGGTGGGCAGCaactcttctctttctttacgTTCAGTTGTCCTTGTCATGTGGGGCAGAACCTCATCTATGGGTTGGCCTTCCTGGGTGTTCCTGCATTGATTCTTTTGGTTATTGGCTATGCTCTGAACAACCAGACCTGGAGGCTGGTTACAGGCAAGAGGTCTCCTCTTCTAACAGAGAGCACGTGGAATCAGTTACTACAGTGCAAACTGACCTGCTTTGTACTGTGCAGCATCACTGGGAGAGCACTGGTTGCTCCAGTGACATGGCTAGCAGTCACTCTGATAAACGGCTCCTACTATGTGTGTGCTGTGAGTGAATATGTCTCTGTGTACTACTATGGAGATATTCCTAACGTGACTATTAGTGAACGCCAGAGGATTTTGGCTGCGTTTCCGTGCAGTCAGCTAGTTccaccagagctgagcagggcAAGAGATGAAGTGATCCTCCTGCTCCGGTACCAGTCACAGGTGAGTAATCCactttatttctgctgtgaaagCTGTTGTCTGCAGATTTAGCAATGACACCGCAGCTTATTGAGAAGGCAAAGGGTGAGGACAGAACAGGATCAATGTCTTTCTGCCTTGAGTGGAGCCTGACTTGTTCCCATAGGTGGAATTGAAAATCCAGTACATAAATGTCACTTCTGACCCTTGCTACTGGAAGATGCATGCTTGTGTCTTGAGAAGCATCATCAAGTAAGACAAACGGAAGTTCAAGAGCCACTGAAGGGCAGGAAGCTTCTTGAACTCAAGCACAGGAAATGTGTCTAAGGGGTGCAGACTGTGAGAGCTCCATATAAACCAAAGTCCTGTTGTTgctggttgtttgtttgtttgtttttgtttgtttgtcttggGGATCAGACTTGAGTCTAGAAGTTAATATTCCAACTAGATAATATTCCAGCTAGAACTAGGGAGAATGTTAACATTATTACTTCAAGGAAAACTGATTGTTAATATGGTAAATAAGATAACTTGGGCTAGGAATTATAGGGTTTCTATGCTGCAGATTCACAATAGTAGCTGTAGGGCAAACATCCTTAAGTTATTCATCAGGTCTTCCTTAAACTTGATggaagaaatgaatttcagctGTCTGCAGTAGTCAGGGACTGGGTGCGATGGCAATAGATACAAGCCATGCTTATCCTCTGCTAGCCTCCTTATTCGAGAAAAGCAAGTAAAGATTGTCttagatttctattttttatgcCCAGAAAATACCACTATGAGTTTTTTCAGCTCTgatcttgtttgtttgcttttggaagGTGGCTGGCTGGCTTCTGATTGCTGTGGTAGTCATCACTGTCTTCCTGTCTTACTGCCTGGCAAGCTGCTTCTCCCCGCTCAGCTTCCTGCACTTCAGGTACTGGACCAGCTATGTCCGTAATGAGCAGGAGCTCTTTGATGAAGCAACAGACCAGCACTCCAAGCTTTATGCCATGAAGcatgtaaagaagttctttggATTTGTCccaggaaatgaaaatataaatgaaatccGTATCCCATCACTCAGGGAGTGGCAAGCTATCTCTGGACTGGCCTTCCTAAAATTAGTGGATGAGGAGCATTACGACTACAGTCTCCTCCATGACTGGGCACTCAAGGACtcagcagacagaaaatatCTGAAGCTTGATGAAGACCCCTGACCATAACTTACCTGTTCTGATCCCCTGCCGACACCTTGTGGAAAAAATCAGGAGTGTCTAGCTCTGCTTTAGACCTGAACTGTGGTGGAGCTTTCTGATACCTTATTACGTAAAGGGCATGAATAAATACTTTGTTAATGTAGTCCTTCAGATACTTATACACTGCTCCTGATGGTGTATGACTCCTGTGGGATGCAGAGGTCAGAGGCCCCATCTGACTGGGATGGGCTGTTTCAAGCTGCAGCTTCACTTTCTGACAATTCTGCAAAAGGGATGAGTTTCACTGGGTAAGAAAGCTATGCTTAAGTGCTTTCTCTCCcctcttgttaaaaaaaaatagtagtagATTTAATAGTAGATTGAGTGATTAGATCCTATGAGCCTTATCCACTCTGCATTAAGTAGAAGCAGATATCTAGCTTTGTCTTAACGACCTCCAGtagaaatactttatttttcctcttccacttTCTTCTATGTGGATAAAACACCTCCTCAACCAAGGCTGAGTCCAGATAAAGTGGTTTGGAAACTTTCAGGGCACTtgatatttttaacagaattgAGATGCCACAAGAAAAGGAGGGGTGAATCATATAGCAGTTATGGGGAGGAGGGGGTaaggaaggagggggggggggggaacaaaacaaaacaaaacaaaaaggcaaa
Encoded here:
- the CALHM4 gene encoding calcium homeostasis modulator protein 4, with the translated sequence MTFLPKWLTFLKGKEVVIANAIIAILTIGGQQLFSFFTFSCPCHVGQNLIYGLAFLGVPALILLVIGYALNNQTWRLVTGKRSPLLTESTWNQLLQCKLTCFVLCSITGRALVAPVTWLAVTLINGSYYVCAVSEYVSVYYYGDIPNVTISERQRILAAFPCSQLVPPELSRARDEVILLLRYQSQVAGWLLIAVVVITVFLSYCLASCFSPLSFLHFRYWTSYVRNEQELFDEATDQHSKLYAMKHVKKFFGFVPGNENINEIRIPSLREWQAISGLAFLKLVDEEHYDYSLLHDWALKDSADRKYLKLDEDP